TGATCGGCTTCAGCGCAAACGCTCCCAGATACATACCCTTACTGTCGAAAGGCACCATAAAGTAGTTTTCTGGAAACTCCGGTGCGGCCTCCACCACAATGTCTCCCTCGGTGTAGTTAAACCCGGCCGACGGGAAAATCTGCCAGCCGCATGGCTCAATCCCAAACACGCTAAGGGGAACAAAGGTGCCTATGTTGTAGCTGACGCTCTCACCCCCGTCGTCGTATTGGTTCTTTTTAAAATTAAAACTAACAATTCCCTTCTCAAAAAGCCAGGAGCCTCCGAGCCGCCACTCCGAAGCATCTTCGTTGATAAATCCGCTGATCATACGGGCCTTGTCCAAGCCCCAGGAGGCATTGATGGTAAAATCTCCATTATAACCGGCCCCCAAACGGGTCACAATCTTGGTTGGGTCCTCCGGGTTTTTTTCCTTTTCCTCATTCTCTTGTTCCTCCGCAGCCGCCCCAACGGAGCAACTAAGAACCAATCCTAATGCCAACATCCGATGAATACAGCAATGTACTCTTTCGTAGGGCCATTTTCTCACGCTTCGAGGCAATCGGTTCATCATTATTCATGCTTATATCAAGTCGATCATAGCACTCAAGAAGTTTATAGGCACATCCATCTCCGAAAAATCAAAGATGCCCTGCCCATCACGCATGGGCCTTCAAAAAAGCTCCCTCAATCGCAAGCCCTCATGTTTGCCGCTTTACCATCTGAAGTGCCTACTCCTTCGGCCAAACCTTGACTCGAAGAGTTTTACCACTACCAAAACGAAATGAGCCTGGGGCAGGATTTTCAGTTTTACGTTTCATTCCCAAATAATCTGTATCGAGCGCGTAAGGTGTGCCGTCAGCCTGCACATAAGCGGCATTGGGAATCTTAGCCTTTCCTAGAACTTCCGATGTAATCAGCGCCCGTTTTTTTGAACGGATCCACTCCGGTTGAACAGGAAGTTCCAGCCACCATTCGCCTCCTTTCTCTTCCGTGATGGATACTCCAGACTTCCATTGAGTTTCTACAATCTGCCCTTGATCCACGCTGCTCGGTGTCGCTCCCCCCAAATAAACATTGCCCACCGATTGCAGGTTCTCACTCATTCCGTTGAACACGGAAAGGCCTTTGAATCCGAAGAAAAGGTTATTGTGAAAGCGAGCATCCTTATGCTGAATATTCGATAAGCGCATTTGCTCTAGCTCATGAGGCACAAAGTAGGGAGTTTCCCTTTTTTCCTTCTTCACCCGGATTAAGCCACCAAATACATTGTGGGCATAGGCTCCCCCTTGAGACCAATCAGTCAGCGAGCTCTTGGATAAAAAGAGATTGTTGTCCAAAAGATAGGGGCCGTGATTTACTTCCATGTAAATGTCCCGGCTATTGTCGTGCAGAAAATTTCCGCTCACCCGCGTCCCCTGCGCCATCCAGTCCAACCAAATGCCACCCGCACCAGAACACCGGTAAATATGATTGTTGCGGATCAAGCAGTCATTGGATGCCAATAATTTGAGCCCTGCAATATCGTGGCCATTCAGCCAGCTGCGCGCGGCAATGTCACAAATCGTATTCCCCTCGATCACACTGAACACACCGCCCAAACTGCCGTGGATGCCATTTTTTTCACAATGTGAAATATGATTATTGCGCACCAGATGACTGCCGATGTTCTCTTTCGACCAGCCATGCTTCAGCGCTAATTCACATGACTCAACAAAGCCCGGTGCAGTTGCCTCAGGCATATCCATATCAAAGCTCGCCAAGTCATAACGCCCTAGGGTAATCCCTGTATTCATTGAGTGACTGATCTGATTGTCCTCAATGATCCATCCCTTACTCCAATGAGTCCCTAACAAACCAACTTGTTCGGACATGGCGCCAGCCCAGGGAGTCGCAGCATGCCGCATCACAAAACCACGCACCGTGATGTAATTGCGACCAGGCTCGCTAGGGTAGAACACACTCTGGCGGACATTGATTTCGACCCTTTCCTCGTTGGGGTTCACATCATTGAATTGCACCCAGATCGTCGTTGTCTCAGCACCCACACTGGCCCGCCATTTGGGACGCGCCGCCGGTTTACGCCCACCGGCGTCTTTCTGGTAGTCCTTCCATGCCGGGCCTCCGCAGTTAAGCTTCTTACTGAAATCCTTCCCACTGATCTCTATCCCGGAAATACACGCCATGGACACACGGTCCACAAACTCAAGATCAAGCACCCCGTCAGCTACCTTCACCCCATCAAAGCTCTGCTCATAAGCAGCAAAGCCTCCTGCCCGGGCAAAAATATCCAAGTTAGAAAGAACCTTGTCCCCCTCCAGTTTTACATCGAACACCCGCTGTCCCGCCTTCTTATAATAAGGTTCATTGAATTTCAGCGTCACGCTGTAGTTCCCGTGAGGCACCTTGATTTGGTACCCCTTCATTCCATACCGACATGTCCGGTAAAGCTCCTGTTCCTGCGTCTTGGCAACTACCTTTCCGGGATAAGCCGATGTCTGCCCTCCCAGTGCAATGGCCCCTGCCACACTCTTGCCCCGTCCAGACTCGAACACCTGCCCAAGGCTTGCCGCCTCATCCATCCAAACCCCGTTGAGATAAACCATCCCGGCATGCCGAAGGTGCCCCTTTTGAATAAACCACTCTCCCCCGATTACATCAGCAAAGGGATTGAAAGATCCAAAAAAATCATTGGGCAATCTGACTCGCCAAACACCATCCCGAACTTCCTTCCAATCCTTGATCACCTCTGAACCCGTGATCACAACCTCCTCACCAACCGCTGCTTGATAGACAATCCGCTTATCATCCGAAGACCCACCCCGCATAGGGTCGACCCGCTCACGGTAAATCCCGGCGTGGACCGTCACACTATCCCCAGCCCGGGCCACGACTGCCGCCTTGGAAATTGTCTTAAAGGGCGCAGCCTTCGTTCCCGGATTCCCATCCGCTCCGTCCTTGGAAACATGATAATCCACTGCTCCCAACTTGCAGGTCAACACCCCCGCAATGATTATTACTTTATTCATCAGTTTCATGATTCTCTTTATTGTATAGCTCATACTCGGCTCAAAGCCACATGCTTTCAGCTCGCTCTTGCCACATTATTCTGCAGCTTTGCGATCGGCTGGCATCGTCACCAGGGTCTGGCTGATCCGAGGTGCCGTCGCAGGCCATACAAGCTGTTGCCCCCGGCCATCCGTAACGGTAATGTAGTATTCAAGGTCTTCCTGATCCATCGGTGGTAGAGTGGCTGAATAAACACCCCGATTAAGGTGTTTCAATGCCACCGACTCATAGGCCCCCTGCCCCAGCGCCCGCCAATGCATACTGGCAGACTGAGGGGCTGACAGCCCCACAATCGTCACAGGGATGTTCAATGGCTCACCGGCAAGACGGTGCGTGCGAACTGTCGGAACAATAATGCGCGTAGGCCCGGAATAGTGCCTCGGCAGCAAAACGGCATCCGGCAGATCACCTCCAAGCAGCACCTGCAATGGTTTTTTTGTCCTCTCCAACATATAAGGAAGGTTCTTTCCATGCCAATTGATGAGCGTTCCGATGTCACCCTTGGTTTCCGCACAGGCCATCAAATGCCCTACCATCCCGGACACCTCCTGTAATAACTGGCGGTATACTGGCAACGCCAGCTTTTCTGCCAATGCTCGTTTTTTCACCCCGTCTTTCTCAGCACGCACCTTTTTCATGACCCCGTTCAACTCATGCCACGTAACCCCGGCCATCGCTTGGCTACGGTGGTATCTGAACATATTCAACCAGTAGTCAAAGCGCTGGCGGTTCCCCACCCCTTGAATCTCCTCACGCAAGGCTTCCAGGCGCGGAACAAAGTTAAAAGAAGCAGCCATTTTTTCCCGTGGCTGCTTGATGGGCTTGAGCCCTCCCGCACTTGGCCCCCATCCTGTTGTTTGCGGCAAGCGACCATCAATGGAGGCAAAGATGGCAGCCGCTTTTTCCGCTACCTCCCCACCAAAACTATGGGATGACCAATCCTGATAGAAATCCATGCACGGCCCGGTTTCGTCACGATGCGTGGGTGTTTTTACGGCACCTCCTTGTTGAAAATCCGCTACGTAGTCATTGAAAGCCGGCCCACCGCAGTTGACTTTCAATGAAAACGGGGCAGCAGGTATTTGGTTCGCCGCAGCCGTCATTCCTTCAATGGCAATACCAGATACACATGCCAATGTGACATGGTTAGAGAATTCAATGTATAAAATCTCATCTTCAACACGCACCTGTTTCTGGACCAGATCAAACGCCCTAAACTTCCCGACCTCTTCATAAAGATCAAGTTTTTGAGCAACAGGATGGCCTAGAATTTTGACATCAAAAACCCGCTTCTTTGGCTTGTCGAAGTAAGGTTCGCAGAACTGCAGCGTGACAGTGTAAGTTCCGTTAGGAACATCCAGCCGGTATGCTTCCATGCCGTATCGACATGACTGATAGATTGCCGGGACGCTGGTCCCACTAATTTTGGCTTTGGAATTGACGGTCCGTTTTCCGCCGATCGCACCATATTTCTTCTTGAGCGATTCTGCCGTCACGCGTCGCTCGGGATCCGGGTTCCATGGTTGCTCCCAGCCGGCTTCGGCCAAAGCCTTGGCCTGGGGGCTGGTGCCATGCGTCCGCCAAGTCAGGCCCATCAGCCCTTCACAGCCGTAGGCAAGGGCATCGGCGGCATCCTTGCGCGTTCGCCCCACCCACAGCTGCGGACAGGCCATCGCTACATCATCTTCCAGCCAGGGGATTGCCCATGTATCCCGTCCCTCAATCAACGAAAAAGAACGGTCTAGCTGCGAATGTCCCACGCGACGGCTTATAGCGCTGAACGAGATATCCTCAGGTAGTGCCTTATCCCAAGCCGTCCGGTCGCTGGCAGGCCCCAGCACCCATCCGGCTGTGGCCAATTTTTTCGATGGATCAACGCGTTTGAGTGCCCGGTGGGCGATCTGGAGTTCATCCACAACCTGCTGGGCGTCCTTGGCTGAATTCCCTTTCCATGTCCAAGATTCGTCAGTCCAAATCCAATAATAATCCAATGGATGCGCCCGTTGAATACGTTCAAAAATCCCCTCATAGACGAGTTGCCGGGTCGTGGGGTCATTGACATCCAAGCCTTTGGCCGCCAAGCGTGTTTGCAATTCTTTTGGATAATAAAGAGGAGCTTCGGTCCCGAGGCACGTTTTCACACCGAGGCGACGGGCTTCCGTAAACGCCTCATTGAACATAGCCGCCGTACGGTTAAATACCTCATTGCAATCCGCGGCAGATTTGGGGGTGGGCGTAAGCCCCTTCATGACGTCAGCCCCCCAGTCATCACGGTCAAACCACTGCGAAAAACCATGCTCATATTCACTGGTGGGTTTGGGAATATATCCCCACTCATGGCGCAACGCGTTGAAATAGTGCGCCATGTATGACTGTTCCACCTCGCCGTTGGCTTTGACATCTTCGGTCAAACCCACCCACACCGTCGGCTCAGGACGATAGAAAATATTAGAGTAGGTCTTCTCACGCACGTAGCAATGCATGCCGATAAAATTCATCCGCATTTTTGTCATCTGGGAGACTGTTTGCTTCCAATCATCCGACCCCCACAGATCAAAACCCTCGACGTGAGATCCCCAGGGGTTCAAACCCCTCAAGGCAAATAAGGGCTGCCTGGTTTCATCAACATCAGGAAGAACCAAAGGGACACGTTCATCAGGAATCACATCCCCATGCAGATAAAACCGCACCCCTAATCGCTCAAGAAAATCATAAACACCATATAAAACAGCAATATCACTTCCTCCCCGAATACGTATACTCTTCGAAGTTTGCTCACCTTCTGATTTCAAGCTGTACCCCTGCTCACCCAATGAAGGATCAACAGAAAGAGAAATCGTCGGGCCTGTCATTGAGTCCTGGTTGGAAATCGCCAATAAGCGACCAGTGCGCAAGTAAACATAACGCCGTAGCTCACGTGCCGCAAACATTTGCGACGCAGAATTCCGCCCGACACATATCGTAAGAGAGGCAGCCTCCACAGCCGCGCCCTTACCCGCCCCTCCCTGACGACCTCCACCCATGGAATCCACTTCGCCCGAAGCTGTTACACCCCCATGCGTGGAAACCATCAATCCAACTAACAAAAATCCAATCTTAATTTTCTTCATCATTTTCAAACCTGCATCACTTCTCACTTGGGCCACACCTTGATCCGGAGCTTCTGATCAGAAACCGTGGAAAACGGACCCGGTCTCGGGTTTGCCTGATCCCTCACCTGTCCGGCGAAATCCTTATCCAAAACATACGCACTTCCGTCCGGCATTTCAAACCTGGCATCTGGCACTTGTGCCTTGCCCAGAAGCTCGCTATTCACCAAATCACGAGGGTGGGCGGCCGTCCACGCCGGGCTCAGCGCCAACTCCAGCCACCACTCTCCATTTTGATCCTCCGTAATCTTCATGCCATGACTAAACGTTCCATCCGTCACCGCGCGCTCGTCATGTATACTTGGCGAAGCACTGCCGAGATACACGTTTCCACTCACCGTCATGGGCCGGACAGCCCCGTTGTATTGTGACAAACCGGTGCCCAAAAAGATATTGTTCAGGAAACGATCATCTCCACCCTGGATCGAGGTATAGCCGGCCACTTCCGTCGAATGAGGCACGTGATATGGCGTTTGTCGGCTCTGCGCACTCCGGACCAACCGCCCGGCAAACAAATTGTGGGCATAGGCCCCGCCCTCAGACCAGTCCCGTAGTGTATTCGATGACAAGAGCAAGTTGTGATCAATCAGAAACGGCCCGTGATCCACCTCCATAAAGAGATCCAGGCTATTGCTGTGGAGCACATTGCCCGTCATCCAGGTCCCCTGCGCCATCCAATCCAGCCAGACTCCCCCTATCCCCGCGCAACGATAGATATGGTTGTCTCGGATGATCGTATCCTGGGAACCCAACAACTTCAACCCGGCGACATCCGGCCCACTAATCCACCCCTGCATGGCAATGTCGTGAATCGCATTCCCCTCGATCGTGCAGAAAACACCCCCCAGACTCCCATGGATCCCATTCTTCTCACAGTGGGAAATATGGTTGTTGCGCACCACATGACTACCGATGTTATCCTTCGACCATCCGTGTTCCAAGGCCAACTCGATCGACTCAACATAACCCGGTGCCGTCGCAGCAGGCATGCTCAGCCCAAATCGTGCCACATCATAACGCCCCAGCGTGACCCCTGTGTTCATGGAATGGCTGATCACATTATCCTCGATCACCCAGCCCTTGGACCAGTGCGTGCCCACCAGGCCGATCTGCTCAGACATCGCCCCCGACCACGGAGTCGCCGCATGCCGCATCACAAAACCGCGCACCGTGATATAATTACGCCCCGGCTCACTAGGGTAGAACACAGTCTGACGGACATTGATCTCCACCATCGCCACATTGGGGTCGAGCCCTTTGAACTGGGCCCAAATACTCGTCTCCTGCCCTCCCACCTCGGCAAACCAGTAGGCTTTACTCCCTTGCGCCTGCAAGGCTATATCCTTTGTCTGTGCTTCGGTCAGCCAGTGCCCATCCAGATAAACCGCGCCCGTGAGGCGATCCCATCCCGGCGTCGTATACCACTCCCCCCCGATCCGATCCTGATAAGGGTTGAACGTGCCAAAAAACGCATTGGGGATCTCCACTTTCCAGGTATCACCACCCACGTGCTGCCAAGCGTAGTTGAGATCCCGCCGGATGATTTCTGACCCCTTAATCTCGACATCCTCTCCCTCCGCAGCCTGATAAGTAATCCTGATCCCCTCGGACAGCCCCCCGCGCGGTGGGTTCACCCGCTCCCGGTATACCCCCTCATGCACCGTAATCACATCCCCTGGTGCCGCAACGGCGGCTGCAGCCGAAATCGTCAAAAACGGTTCATTCGTACTGCCGGCGTTCCCATCATTCCCCGTCTTGGCAACATGGAATTCCTGGGCCGGTCTGGGGTATTCCTTCACCACGTAGAACTGACGCTCTCCAGATTGAGTGAAACTAAATTCATTGAAAGGAGGCGTCGCTGCCACCTCCTCACCCACCAGCCCCCAATTGGAAACGTCGCCCGCCAGATCCTCACTACAGCGGATGTCGTAAAGCATCCCGATTTCGCTTCCCCAGCGCAAGTCCACCTCTTCCCCTTCCATCCCCACACGGACAACCATGTGCGCGGGTGGATCCATCGCATCCGTAGGATCAGCACCCATCCCCACCTCCGCCGCATCCAGAAAACCATCCCCGTCCGTATCGGCCATCAGCGGATCAGTTCCTGTATCCGTAGCACTCAGCCAGACCTGCGTATTGGTTTCAACACCGTCGAGCAGCCCGTCTCCGTCACAGTCCGGATCCAGCGGATCCGTTGGCAGTCGTTGACCCGCCCCGGCCAGCTCCTCCCCGTCCATCAGCCCGTCATCGTCGGTATCTGGGTCGTTGGGATCCGTTCCATGAAGAAACTCCTCCAGATTAGTCAAACCATCCCCGGCTCCGGCATATTCCAGATCCTGGTTCGGCTGCATCGAGGTAGCCGACGTCGGCTCGGTATGTGCCAGCTCGAACGAATCCGGCAAGCCATCCTTATCGCTATCCAAGGCCGGAATGATATCCAAAGATAGCTCATCAAACCAAATCCCGTTTCCACCCGTTCCCACAGCCTGAATCCGGATAATGATTGCCTGCCCCAGTTCCGGACCAGCAAACTCTGACGTATAACTCACACCATCCAGCGCGGTCCAAGCCTGAACCCCTGCCAGATCATAGGTTGCCCCCGCTAGTTCGCGGAATCCACCACCATCATCATATCCCAGGCGAAAGCGGATATCCGATCCCCTGCCGGAATCCACGGCAAAGCCCTTGAAAACATATTTCGTATGGGCAGCGAAAGTCGCCTCGAGCACCTGATATGCATCCGTTGTCGCCGGATTGGTAAACCCAAAGCGCCCGCCGCCACCAGGAACCCCTGCTCTGGGGAACTCAGCGTGCGGGGCACATTTGGCCTCCCCACTCCACCCTACGGCCAAAGGATAGACAGATCCCTCGGTAACCACCACGTCTTCAAACCCTGAATTAACGATAAACACAGGCGCAGCATTGGATACCACAGTCAAATACGCCCATAGAAACACGCTGAACCACCACGCTCGAAACAACCGTGTCTCTCTCCCCGTCACATTATGTGTAATCATTTGTTTCAACTCCTTCCCAGGCTAAACAATGCCTGACCTTGCTTATGATTAAGCTGCAAGGTACCGCCCGATCCGTCCACAGCCTCTTTGCGTCAACACCTTGTTTATTTGCGCCAAGTCACCCCTCTCATCCGCCCATAAAAATGCGGCACCCCCCACCTGACCAGATGAAAGATGCCGACACACACAAATTGATAAGCGACTACTTCCTGCGTCTGAGCACCAAGAGCACTCCACCTAAGCCCAGCAGTGCTGCGGATGAAGGCTCGGGAACCGCTACGAAAGCAAAGCCATTGATAACGCCGTAGGTCTGAGCACCCACAGGTTTCCAGTTAAACTCAAGCGTGTCCGCGACTACGGCTCCCGTGGTATATGTGTATTTAGCATAAGGAGTTGTCGTATCATTTGTGGACAGCTCAGTACCATCGTAAGTAAAAGTTGATGTTTGATTGGTTGCTCCACCTCTAGCAAAAAGATAAAAAGAATAAGTGGTATTAGCATCTAGGGTGATGCTTAAACCTGAAATCGTGCCAACGGTGCTTGCACTACCAGTGTTCTGATTCAAAAAGATATAATCATCCTCTAATGCATTCGCGGAAGTCCCATATTTACCACCTCCTTTGAAGGGGTTGGAAAAAGAGATCGTAAGTCCTCCACCTGTAACGCTGCTGAGGGTGGGAACCGTCATTACATTGACGCTGGCTCCCGTTAAATCTTCAGAGACACCCATGCTGGTGAAGTCTGCGGCGGTGGCAGTTGACCCTGTGTTTGTATTGTAACCGTGGATGTCACCGAGGAAAACGGTAGCGGCCTGTGCTGACCCTGCAGAGAAACCTAATGAGGCACTCGTGATCAATGACCACTGCATTATTTTATTATTCATGTTTTATTGTTGCGGTTCTTTGTTTATTCACGGCCTCTTCATATAGAGGGTAGTCGGGGGGGGATTTTTTGTTCGTCAGATTCAAATCATTGAATTCAATATCGATTGAACAGCGAACATGCATTAAGGTCTACAGGCATTTTGCGTCCAGGCAGGTTCATTTTGCGTCACCATAGAGGATATGACACCTCTACCGCCAAAAGACAAACATACGCTCTATCTGCCTGCGCACTGAGGGCAAACACCTTCCATTCTAGGCTTTATGCCATCTATTGCTGTATATAAACCCAGACGCGTCCAATCCGAGACATGAGCCCCAAGTCATCCTGGATCTTCTTGTGTGCCTTATATGCGTCATAGGCGGCCCGCTTCTCTTCCTTGCCCTCTTTCATACGCACCTCTCGTAACATCTCCGCCTGGCGTGTCGTCCACGCCGCATAAGCCTCGTCAAGGTCCTCAGTCGTTTGCCCGGGCTTAGGCTTCAAAATACGTGCGTAGTCGCCGACGGTAAGGTCGAGTTTTCCGTCGCCATTGCGATCGGAGGCCCAGACGCGTGTTGTCATCGTTGGCCCCTTGATTTTATGTGCGAGGTAAGTGCTCGTCTTGTCGCCGCCCTTGAGCGAAATGAGTGTATTGAAGCCCTTGAAGGCCGGCAGATCCCCATCCTCTGCGACGTTCTCCGCCCAGTGGATGCCTGCGTTATTCGAGCCACTCAGGATGTCCAGATCACCATCGCCATCCCAATCAACCATCTGCGGGTCAGCATGTTTGCCGGGAACAACCAAAGGCTTCGCTCCCGCCATGATCTGTTTCGAACCGGGTGCGAAGCGGCCTTGGCCCTCTCCCGTGAATAGATAGAGCCCACCCTCTGATCCGCCAACGATGAGGTCGAGGTCACCGTCTTTGTCCCAGTCGACGGCAAAAGGCCGCGTGCAGATGGCATCACCATTCTCATGAGCAATCGCCAGAACTTCACCATCCGTTCCTTCAAGCGGTACCGACTGTG
The window above is part of the Oceaniferula marina genome. Proteins encoded here:
- a CDS encoding malectin domain-containing carbohydrate-binding protein; the encoded protein is MNKVIIIAGVLTCKLGAVDYHVSKDGADGNPGTKAAPFKTISKAAVVARAGDSVTVHAGIYRERVDPMRGGSSDDKRIVYQAAVGEEVVITGSEVIKDWKEVRDGVWRVRLPNDFFGSFNPFADVIGGEWFIQKGHLRHAGMVYLNGVWMDEAASLGQVFESGRGKSVAGAIALGGQTSAYPGKVVAKTQEQELYRTCRYGMKGYQIKVPHGNYSVTLKFNEPYYKKAGQRVFDVKLEGDKVLSNLDIFARAGGFAAYEQSFDGVKVADGVLDLEFVDRVSMACISGIEISGKDFSKKLNCGGPAWKDYQKDAGGRKPAARPKWRASVGAETTTIWVQFNDVNPNEERVEINVRQSVFYPSEPGRNYITVRGFVMRHAATPWAGAMSEQVGLLGTHWSKGWIIEDNQISHSMNTGITLGRYDLASFDMDMPEATAPGFVESCELALKHGWSKENIGSHLVRNNHISHCEKNGIHGSLGGVFSVIEGNTICDIAARSWLNGHDIAGLKLLASNDCLIRNNHIYRCSGAGGIWLDWMAQGTRVSGNFLHDNSRDIYMEVNHGPYLLDNNLFLSKSSLTDWSQGGAYAHNVFGGLIRVKKEKRETPYFVPHELEQMRLSNIQHKDARFHNNLFFGFKGLSVFNGMSENLQSVGNVYLGGATPSSVDQGQIVETQWKSGVSITEEKGGEWWLELPVQPEWIRSKKRALITSEVLGKAKIPNAAYVQADGTPYALDTDYLGMKRKTENPAPGSFRFGSGKTLRVKVWPKE
- a CDS encoding malectin domain-containing carbohydrate-binding protein, whose protein sequence is MMKKIKIGFLLVGLMVSTHGGVTASGEVDSMGGGRQGGAGKGAAVEAASLTICVGRNSASQMFAARELRRYVYLRTGRLLAISNQDSMTGPTISLSVDPSLGEQGYSLKSEGEQTSKSIRIRGGSDIAVLYGVYDFLERLGVRFYLHGDVIPDERVPLVLPDVDETRQPLFALRGLNPWGSHVEGFDLWGSDDWKQTVSQMTKMRMNFIGMHCYVREKTYSNIFYRPEPTVWVGLTEDVKANGEVEQSYMAHYFNALRHEWGYIPKPTSEYEHGFSQWFDRDDWGADVMKGLTPTPKSAADCNEVFNRTAAMFNEAFTEARRLGVKTCLGTEAPLYYPKELQTRLAAKGLDVNDPTTRQLVYEGIFERIQRAHPLDYYWIWTDESWTWKGNSAKDAQQVVDELQIAHRALKRVDPSKKLATAGWVLGPASDRTAWDKALPEDISFSAISRRVGHSQLDRSFSLIEGRDTWAIPWLEDDVAMACPQLWVGRTRKDAADALAYGCEGLMGLTWRTHGTSPQAKALAEAGWEQPWNPDPERRVTAESLKKKYGAIGGKRTVNSKAKISGTSVPAIYQSCRYGMEAYRLDVPNGTYTVTLQFCEPYFDKPKKRVFDVKILGHPVAQKLDLYEEVGKFRAFDLVQKQVRVEDEILYIEFSNHVTLACVSGIAIEGMTAAANQIPAAPFSLKVNCGGPAFNDYVADFQQGGAVKTPTHRDETGPCMDFYQDWSSHSFGGEVAEKAAAIFASIDGRLPQTTGWGPSAGGLKPIKQPREKMAASFNFVPRLEALREEIQGVGNRQRFDYWLNMFRYHRSQAMAGVTWHELNGVMKKVRAEKDGVKKRALAEKLALPVYRQLLQEVSGMVGHLMACAETKGDIGTLINWHGKNLPYMLERTKKPLQVLLGGDLPDAVLLPRHYSGPTRIIVPTVRTHRLAGEPLNIPVTIVGLSAPQSASMHWRALGQGAYESVALKHLNRGVYSATLPPMDQEDLEYYITVTDGRGQQLVWPATAPRISQTLVTMPADRKAAE
- a CDS encoding right-handed parallel beta-helix repeat-containing protein, whose amino-acid sequence is MITHNVTGRETRLFRAWWFSVFLWAYLTVVSNAAPVFIVNSGFEDVVVTEGSVYPLAVGWSGEAKCAPHAEFPRAGVPGGGGRFGFTNPATTDAYQVLEATFAAHTKYVFKGFAVDSGRGSDIRFRLGYDDGGGFRELAGATYDLAGVQAWTALDGVSYTSEFAGPELGQAIIIRIQAVGTGGNGIWFDELSLDIIPALDSDKDGLPDSFELAHTEPTSATSMQPNQDLEYAGAGDGLTNLEEFLHGTDPNDPDTDDDGLMDGEELAGAGQRLPTDPLDPDCDGDGLLDGVETNTQVWLSATDTGTDPLMADTDGDGFLDAAEVGMGADPTDAMDPPAHMVVRVGMEGEEVDLRWGSEIGMLYDIRCSEDLAGDVSNWGLVGEEVAATPPFNEFSFTQSGERQFYVVKEYPRPAQEFHVAKTGNDGNAGSTNEPFLTISAAAAVAAPGDVITVHEGVYRERVNPPRGGLSEGIRITYQAAEGEDVEIKGSEIIRRDLNYAWQHVGGDTWKVEIPNAFFGTFNPYQDRIGGEWYTTPGWDRLTGAVYLDGHWLTEAQTKDIALQAQGSKAYWFAEVGGQETSIWAQFKGLDPNVAMVEINVRQTVFYPSEPGRNYITVRGFVMRHAATPWSGAMSEQIGLVGTHWSKGWVIEDNVISHSMNTGVTLGRYDVARFGLSMPAATAPGYVESIELALEHGWSKDNIGSHVVRNNHISHCEKNGIHGSLGGVFCTIEGNAIHDIAMQGWISGPDVAGLKLLGSQDTIIRDNHIYRCAGIGGVWLDWMAQGTWMTGNVLHSNSLDLFMEVDHGPFLIDHNLLLSSNTLRDWSEGGAYAHNLFAGRLVRSAQSRQTPYHVPHSTEVAGYTSIQGGDDRFLNNIFLGTGLSQYNGAVRPMTVSGNVYLGSASPSIHDERAVTDGTFSHGMKITEDQNGEWWLELALSPAWTAAHPRDLVNSELLGKAQVPDARFEMPDGSAYVLDKDFAGQVRDQANPRPGPFSTVSDQKLRIKVWPK
- a CDS encoding PEP-CTERM sorting domain-containing protein (PEP-CTERM proteins occur, often in large numbers, in the proteomes of bacteria that also encode an exosortase, a predicted intramembrane cysteine proteinase. The presence of a PEP-CTERM domain at a protein's C-terminus predicts cleavage within the sorting domain, followed by covalent anchoring to some some component of the (usually Gram-negative) cell surface. Many PEP-CTERM proteins exhibit an unusual sequence composition that includes large numbers of potential glycosylation sites. Expression of one such protein has been shown restore the ability of a bacterium to form floc, a type of biofilm.); amino-acid sequence: MNNKIMQWSLITSASLGFSAGSAQAATVFLGDIHGYNTNTGSTATAADFTSMGVSEDLTGASVNVMTVPTLSSVTGGGLTISFSNPFKGGGKYGTSANALEDDYIFLNQNTGSASTVGTISGLSITLDANTTYSFYLFARGGATNQTSTFTYDGTELSTNDTTTPYAKYTYTTGAVVADTLEFNWKPVGAQTYGVINGFAFVAVPEPSSAALLGLGGVLLVLRRRK
- a CDS encoding FG-GAP repeat domain-containing protein gives rise to the protein MDLNGDGIHDILTGSYARMDGGPWQGLFYVFWGKKGGGFAQSVPLEGTDGEVLAIAHENGDAICTRPFAVDWDKDGDLDLIVGGSEGGLYLFTGEGQGRFAPGSKQIMAGAKPLVVPGKHADPQMVDWDGDGDLDILSGSNNAGIHWAENVAEDGDLPAFKGFNTLISLKGGDKTSTYLAHKIKGPTMTTRVWASDRNGDGKLDLTVGDYARILKPKPGQTTEDLDEAYAAWTTRQAEMLREVRMKEGKEEKRAAYDAYKAHKKIQDDLGLMSRIGRVWVYIQQ